From a single Nakaseomyces glabratus chromosome H, complete sequence genomic region:
- the EXP1 gene encoding Exp1p (CAGL0H10560g~Ortholog(s) have endoplasmic reticulum localization) translates to MDFFKFLIVLVIVVLFILVLPWLSGIGSYSIQKAAVSNKKSPDSRREKLKNKLDKSVALNFSLKDKNDESDGKSSHVSKRGEFDIDSKTGLKRRVLSRYDQDPNNFDFDIDELIDEDRKEEAKEEQQRIKKFGGKSSEAYEGFV, encoded by the coding sequence ATggacttcttcaagtttctAATTGTTCTGGTTATCGTTGTCTTATTTATCCTGGTGTTACCATGGCTCTCAGGTATTGGTTCATATAGTATACAAAAAGCTGCtgtatcaaataaaaagagTCCAGATTCCAGGAGAGAGAAgctcaaaaataaattagaTAAAAGTGTCGCTTTGAACTTCTCCCTGAAGGATAAAAACGACGAAAGTGATGGCAAGTCCAGTCATGTCTCCAAGAGAGGTGAGTTCGACATAGATTCAAAAACAGGTTTAAAAAGAAGAGTACTTTCAAGATATGACCAAGATCCTAACAATTTTGactttgatattgatgagCTTATAGATGAAGACAGAAAAGAGGAGgccaaagaagaacaacaaagaataaaaaaatttggcGGGAAGTCTTCCGAAGCATACGAAGGATTTGTTTAA
- the UBP1 gene encoding ubiquitin-specific protease UBP1 (CAGL0H10582g~Ortholog(s) have thiol-dependent ubiquitin-specific protease activity, role in protein deubiquitination and endoplasmic reticulum localization), translating into MGVANIEYKVLKYIPFTIPIYEFVTRSYLTAIGLIILTYFLLFIYKTGDQSIKARMNEFGRNLKDAGNSALRRMAPNSNYFSNIDEQILQRGGYVGGLLNDGNFCFMNSVIQSLASSKELLKFLDDEIIGRYESLEKDLVADEDSVSESNEQNGKKQKASNGKVYGKSKKKHNRSVDNGDNDTEPDIQFTIAFKELLDKLNYKYYKERPYFKTNSMVNKMSNSPKKSMLMAYDQEDAQEFFQTILSELEKNIKTLESRKDDKTPVPAKNLSEDDMIGQAHLGRMGTVYIPSEQIDPNSYTEGSTEKSFTPFKLVTPLDGITAERIGCLQCGENGGIRYSVFSGLSLNLPSENIGSTLKLSSLLNEWIKPEIIEGVECNRCALEAVREHLLSQMKEIDGSANTPAKLVDAMRTRLAELEETLKKPVIDDDDYKKLHTENMVRKCSKSKQVVISRPPALLSIHINRSVFDPRTYMIRKNNSRVLFKSRMNLEPWCCDIDEINLDARLPMSKKQKVVESSEDENIGGDYYSKLHQKFEKAFEDEDEEEYDDEDEEYNNGIYESRNVSEYDPLNGELSSDYSEEDEISSDEEVDALGNTIPKKKTVTLNDGSLTEISVANGNIVDGDGNEDNSENEDDDDDDDDGDENYTDNDAEDDEAVDSDESNRSQDAVQAPPINLAPRYSTVNPSPLTYALRSVIVHYGTHNYGHYIAYRKFRGVWWRISDESVYVVDEAEVLSTPGVFMLFYEYDYDEKTGRMKDDIEYEFQLHNAENGGNKNDTEENLDQSELEKESD; encoded by the coding sequence ATGGGTGTTGCCaatattgaatataaaGTTCTCAAGTACATACCCTTTACCATTCCCATTTACGAGTTTGTTACAAGATCCTATTTGACAGCAATTGGTTTAATAATCTTaacatattttttattatttatctATAAGACTGGGGATCAATCAATCAAAGCAAGAATGAACGAGTTTGGTAGAAATTTAAAAGACGCTGGTAATAGCGCGTTGCGTCGAATGGCACCAAATAGcaattatttttcaaatattgatgaGCAAATCTTGCAAAGAGGAGGCTATGTGGGTGGTTTATTGAATGACGGTAACTTCTGTTTTATGAATTCAGTTATTCAATCTTtagcttcttcaaaagaattACTAAAATTTTTAGATGATGAGATCATTGGAAGATATGAAAGTCTTGAGAAGGATTTAGTTGCTGATGAAGATTCTGTATCAGAGTCAAATGAGCAAAACGGTAAGAAACAAAAGGCTAGTAATGGGAAAGTTTATGGGAAGTctaaaaagaaacataATAGGTCAGTCGACAATGGTGATAATGACACAGAGCCTGATATTCAATTTACTATTGCGTTTAAAGAATTATTAGACAAACTTAACTATAAGTATTATAAAGAAAGGCCTTATTTTAAAACTAATAGTATGGTGAACAAAATGTCCAACTCTCCAAAGAAGAGTATGTTAATGGCCTATGATCAAGAAGACGCTCAAGAATTTTTCCAAACTATTTTATCtgaattggaaaagaatATCAAGACTCTAGAATCTAGAAAAGATGACAAGACACCAGTACCAGCTAAAAATTTATCCGAAGATGATATGATAGGTCAGGCACATCTAGGACGCATGGGTACTGTATATATTCCATCAGAGCAAATTGATCCTAATTCATACACTGAGGGAAGTACAGAAAAATCCTTCACCCCTTTCAAATTGGTTACACCATTGGATGGTATTACAGCTGAAAGAATTGGGTGCTTACAGTGCGGTGAGAATGGTGGGATAAGGTATTCTGTTTTCTCCGGCCTCAGTTTGAACTTACCCAGCGAGAATATTGGAAGTACGTTAAAATTATCTTCACTTCTTAACGAGTGGATAAAACCAGAAATCATTGAAGGAGTCGAATGTAATCGTTGTGCATTGGAAGCAGTACGTGAACATCTCCTGTCCCAGATGAAGGAAATTGACGGATCTGCTAACACTCCTGCAAAGTTAGTAGATGCTATGAGAACACGTTTGGCAGAGTTAGAAGAAACTTTAAAGAAACCAGTTATTGATGACGATGATTACAAAAAGCTTCACACAGAAAATATGGTAAGAAAATGCTCTAAATCAAAGCAAGTTGTAATTTCAAGACCTCCTGCCTTGCTTTCTATTCACATTAATAGATCAGTCTTTGATCCAAGAACTTATATGATAAGGAAAAATAACTCGAGGGTCTTGTTCAAATCTAGAATGAACCTTGAACCTTGGTGCTGTGATATCGATGAAATCAATCTGGATGCCCGTCTTCCTATGtcaaaaaagcaaaaagtTGTGGAATCCagtgaagatgaaaatatcGGCGGTGACTATTATAGTAAGCTTCaccaaaaatttgaaaaagcaTTTGAGGATGAGGACGAAGAGGAAtatgatgatgaggatgaagaataCAATAATGGCATATACGAATCTAGAAACGTAAGTGAATATGATCCACTGAATGGTGAACTGTCCTCTGACTActctgaagaagatgagatatcctctgatgaagaagttgatgCATTAGGCAATACAAttccaaaaaagaaaactgtTACTTTGAATGATGGCTCATTAACAGAAATTTCAGTTGCAAATGGCAATATTGTGGATGGTGATGGTAATGAAGATAATAgtgaaaatgaagatgacgatgatgatgatgatgatggtgATGAAAATTACACAGATAATGAtgctgaagatgatgaagcaGTTGATTCTGACGAGAGTAATAGATCGCAAGATGCTGTTCAAGCGCCACCCATTAATCTAGCTCCACGTTACTCGACTGTAAACCCAAGCCCACTAACATATGCTTTGCGTTCTGTGATTGTTCATTACGGAACACACAATTATGGTCATTATATCGCATATAGAAAATTCAGAGGAGTATGGTGGAGAATATCAGATGAGAGTGTGTATGTCGTTGATGAGGCAGAGGTCTTGTCAACTCCTGGTGTGTTCATGTTATTCTATGAATATGATTACGATGAGAAAACAGGCCGTATGAAGGACGATATTGAATATGAGTTCCAATTGCATAACGCGGAAAATGGcggaaataaaaatgatacGGAAGAAAATCTTGATCAATCTGAATTGGAAAAAGAATCTGACTGA
- the PUB1 gene encoding Pub1p (CAGL0H10604g~Putative major polyadenylated RNA-binding protein of nucleus and cytoplasm; protein abundance decreased in ace2 mutant cells), which produces MSEEIKNEVIETPEEVIEKPEEVSQEVEGDNASQENDDDKPSVVPASATKGGRETSDRVLYVGNLDKSITEDLLKQYFQAGGPIQNVKIIEDMKNEYVNYAFVEYIRSHDANVALQTLNGVQLENKTLKINWAFETQQAAENDDTFNLFVGDLNVDVDDETLAGTFREFPTFIQAHVMWDMQTGRSRGYGFVSFSNQEEAQKAMDAMQGKDLSGRQIRINWATKRERNMGNNFGNNRGSRGGNFRPYGNQGHHNRNNRNMMPPAMGMPMDGLMPMQQGQQNGQQPNVQQQQPMVPPPVNPQAIEDMIRRAPPRVTTAYIGNIPHYATEADLIPLLQNFGFILDFTHYPEKGCCFIKYDTHEQAAVCIVALANFPFQGRNLRTGWGKERTNFMPPQGAPGQQMPVMMDPSQAPPAPQ; this is translated from the coding sequence ATGTCTGAAGAGATTAAGAACGAGGTCATTGAGACCCCTGAAGAAGTAATTGAGAAGCCAGAAGAAGTATCCCAAGAAGTTGAAGGCGATAACGCTTCTCAGGAGAACGATGATGATAAGCCATCGGTTGTTCCAGCATCTGCTACTAAAGGTGGTAGAGAAACTTCTGACAGAGTCCTATATGTTGGTAACTTGGACAAGTCTATCACTGAGGACCTTTTGAAGCAATATTTCCAAGCTGGTGGACCAATTCAAAATGTCAAAATCATCGAAGACATGAAGAACGAATATGTCAATTATGCCTTTGTTGAATACATCAGATCCCATGATGCAAATGTTGCCTTGCAAACTTTGAACGGTGTTCAATTAGAAAACAAGACTTTGAAGATTAACTGGGCTTTTGAGACACAACAAGCCGCCGAAAATGACGACACTTTTAACTTATTTGTCGGTGACTTGAACGTTGATGTCGACGATGAAACTTTGGCAGGTACTTTCAGAGAGTTCCCAACTTTCATCCAAGCTCATGTTATGTGGGATATGCAAACTGGTAGATCCAGGGGCTATGGTTTCGTCTCTTTCTCTAATCAAGAAGAGGCACAAAAGGCCATGGATGCTATGCAAGGTAAGGATTTGAGCGGTAGACAAATCAGAATTAATTGGGCTACcaagagagaaagaaacaTGGGTAATAACTTTGGGAACAACCGCGGTAGTCGTGGTGGTAACTTCCGCCCATACGGTAACCAAGGTCACCATAACAGAAACAACAGAAATATGATGCCTCCTGCCATGGGTATGCCAATGGATGGTTTGATGCCAATGCAGCAAGGCCAGCAAAATGGTCAGCAACCAAATGtccagcaacagcaaccAATGGTTCCACCACCTGTCAACCCACAAGCTATTGAAGATATGATTAGAAGAGCTCCACCAAGAGTTACCACTGCTTACATTGGTAACATTCCTCATTATGCAACTGAAGCCGACTTGATTCCTCTTCTACAAAACTTTGGTTTCATCTTGGATTTCACTCACTATCCTGAAAAGGGATGTTGTTTCATTAAGTATGATACCCACGAGCAAGCAGCTGTTTGTATCGTAGCTCTAGCTAACTTCCCATTCCAAGGCAGAAATTTGAGAACTGGTTGGGGTAAGGAGAGAACCAACTTCATGCCACCTCAAGGTGCTCCAGGTCAACAAATGCCAGTTATGATGGATCCATCCCAAGCTCCTCCAGCTCCTCAGTAA